One Methylobacterium oryzae DNA window includes the following coding sequences:
- a CDS encoding sulfite oxidase heme-binding subunit YedZ, giving the protein MIDRSAAALGIPLPWLDRAGRLSWLKLAVFACCVAPALYLAAAYRLDALGAKPITALIHATGEWAVRFLLFSLAISPLRRLADWPKVLVVRRMLGVTVMAYAVAHLTLYAVDQNLILTKVISEIALRLYLTIGFVALIGLIALGLTSTDAAIRNLGPNWNRLHRLTYTIAVAALVHYFLQSKIDVTDPVFSAGLFLLLMGWRVMRRFQWPERPWSLLFLAIVAGLATAGLEAAWYGLASGVPANLVLAANLDFSGPIRPAWWVLAVGLSLPLVALVRGPKAPATGRRPAQAARREPIREPVREPLSPSA; this is encoded by the coding sequence ATGATCGATCGCTCGGCCGCCGCCCTCGGCATCCCCCTCCCCTGGCTCGACCGGGCCGGCCGCCTCTCCTGGCTGAAGCTCGCGGTGTTCGCGTGCTGCGTCGCGCCCGCGCTCTACCTCGCGGCCGCCTACCGGCTCGACGCCCTCGGGGCGAAGCCGATCACCGCGCTGATCCACGCCACCGGCGAGTGGGCGGTGCGCTTCCTGCTCTTCTCGCTGGCGATCTCGCCGCTGCGCCGCCTCGCGGACTGGCCGAAGGTCCTCGTCGTGCGGCGCATGCTCGGCGTCACCGTGATGGCCTACGCGGTGGCCCATCTGACCCTCTACGCCGTCGACCAGAACCTGATCCTCACCAAGGTGATCTCCGAGATCGCGCTCCGGCTCTACCTGACGATCGGCTTCGTGGCCCTGATCGGCCTGATCGCTTTAGGGTTGACCTCCACGGACGCGGCGATCCGCAACCTCGGCCCGAACTGGAATCGCCTGCACCGCCTCACCTACACGATCGCCGTGGCGGCCCTGGTCCACTACTTCCTGCAGTCGAAGATCGATGTCACCGACCCGGTCTTCTCGGCGGGCCTGTTCCTGCTGCTGATGGGCTGGCGGGTGATGCGGCGCTTCCAGTGGCCGGAGCGGCCCTGGTCGCTCCTCTTCCTGGCGATCGTCGCCGGGCTCGCGACCGCCGGCCTGGAGGCCGCGTGGTACGGCCTCGCCAGCGGTGTGCCGGCCAACCTCGTCCTCGCCGCCAACCTGGACTTCTCCGGGCCGATCCGGCCGGCCTGGTGGGTGCTGGCCGTCGGCCTGTCGCTCCCGCTCGTTGCGCTCGTGCGCGGCCCGAAGGCCCCGGCAACGGGCAGGCGACCGGCCCAGGCGGCCCGCCGGGAGCCTATCCGGGAGCCCGTCCGGGAGCCCTTGTCGCCGTCGGCCTGA
- a CDS encoding DUF4174 domain-containing protein yields the protein MRETALGFGLAGIAGMAALAAGAALAGPLDGYRDRARVLVLSAPEAGDAQLRAQRAALASVRTGVAERDLVVLEAVGTGAEARALRERLGLPADSFRAVLVGKDGGAKITEAAPIAPQRLFATIDAMPMRRSEMRERR from the coding sequence ATGCGGGAGACGGCACTGGGATTCGGGCTGGCAGGCATAGCAGGCATGGCAGCCCTGGCGGCGGGGGCCGCCCTGGCCGGTCCCCTCGACGGCTACCGCGACCGGGCGCGGGTGCTGGTGCTGTCGGCGCCCGAGGCCGGGGACGCGCAGCTCCGGGCGCAGCGGGCGGCGCTGGCCTCGGTCCGCACCGGCGTCGCCGAGCGCGACCTCGTGGTGCTCGAAGCGGTCGGGACGGGGGCCGAGGCGCGGGCCCTGCGCGAGCGCCTCGGCCTGCCCGCGGACAGCTTCCGCGCGGTCCTGGTCGGCAAGGACGGAGGCGCCAAGATCACCGAAGCGGCGCCGATCGCGCCGCAGAGGCTGTTCGCCACCATCGACGCGATGCCGATGCGCCGCAGCGAGATGCGCGAGCGCCGCTAG
- a CDS encoding NADP-dependent oxidoreductase, with product MTTAMNRRIVLASRPHGEPRPENFRLEEVPVPQPGPGQVLLRTRWLSLDPYMRGRMSDAKSYAAPVEIGAPITAETVGEVVASNHPDHAVGDLLTAFAGWQEYFVTDAKGSRKVDPDAAPPSTALGVLGMPGMTAYTGLLNIGRPKFGETVVVAAAAGPVGSLVGQIAKIHGARAVGIAGGPEKCRYLTEELGFDAAIDHRGSDLPGALAAACPKGIDVYFENVGGAVFAAVLPLLNPFARIPVCGLVSAYNATEVPPGPDRLPSLMRAVLTNRLHIQGFIVWDFAEQADTFRKEVAGWIQDGRVRYREDVVEGLENAAEAFIGLLKGRNFGKLVVRVA from the coding sequence ATGACCACCGCCATGAACCGCCGCATCGTCCTGGCCTCGCGCCCGCACGGCGAGCCGCGGCCCGAGAATTTCCGCCTCGAGGAGGTGCCGGTGCCGCAGCCCGGCCCCGGCCAGGTCCTCCTGCGCACCCGCTGGCTGTCGCTGGACCCCTACATGCGCGGCCGGATGAGCGACGCGAAATCCTACGCGGCACCCGTCGAGATCGGCGCGCCGATCACCGCCGAGACGGTGGGCGAGGTGGTCGCCTCCAACCACCCGGATCACGCCGTGGGCGACCTGCTGACGGCCTTCGCGGGCTGGCAGGAGTACTTCGTCACCGACGCCAAGGGCTCGCGCAAGGTCGACCCCGATGCCGCCCCGCCCTCCACGGCGCTGGGCGTGCTCGGGATGCCGGGCATGACCGCCTATACCGGCCTCCTCAACATCGGCCGGCCGAAATTCGGCGAGACCGTCGTGGTGGCCGCCGCCGCCGGCCCCGTGGGCTCCCTGGTCGGCCAGATCGCCAAGATCCACGGCGCCCGCGCCGTCGGGATCGCGGGCGGCCCCGAGAAGTGCCGCTACCTCACCGAGGAGCTCGGCTTCGACGCCGCGATCGACCATCGCGGGTCCGACCTGCCGGGCGCGCTGGCGGCCGCCTGCCCGAAGGGCATCGACGTGTACTTCGAGAATGTCGGCGGCGCGGTCTTCGCCGCCGTGCTGCCGCTGCTCAACCCGTTCGCGCGGATCCCGGTCTGCGGCCTCGTCTCCGCCTACAACGCCACCGAGGTGCCCCCCGGCCCGGACCGCCTGCCCAGCCTGATGCGCGCGGTCCTGACCAACCGGCTGCACATCCAGGGCTTCATCGTCTGGGACTTCGCCGAGCAGGCGGACACATTCCGCAAGGAGGTCGCCGGCTGGATCCAGGACGGGCGCGTCCGCTACCGCGAGGACGTGGTCGAGGGGCTGGAGAACGCCGCCGAGGCGTTCATCGGCCTGTTGAAAGGTCGGAATTTCGGCAAGCTCGTCGTCCGCGTCGCCTGA
- the ssb gene encoding single-stranded DNA-binding protein, with the protein MAGSVNKVILVGNLGRDPEMRRLGSGDPVCNLRLATSESWKDKATGERKEKTEWHSVVIYNDNLARVAEQYLRKGSKVYIEGQLQTRKWTDNSGVEKYTTEVVLQRFRGEMTILDGRGGGGGDFAGEDEGGGQISRGGDFGGGRGGDRGGDFGGGRAQGGERRPAPASSGGGGGGGSRGGYDLDDDIPF; encoded by the coding sequence ATGGCGGGCAGCGTCAACAAGGTGATTCTGGTGGGCAATCTCGGGCGCGATCCCGAGATGCGCCGCCTCGGTTCGGGCGACCCGGTCTGCAACCTCCGGCTCGCGACGTCGGAGTCGTGGAAGGACAAGGCGACCGGCGAGCGCAAGGAGAAGACCGAGTGGCACTCGGTCGTGATCTACAACGACAACCTCGCCCGGGTGGCCGAGCAGTACCTGCGCAAGGGCTCGAAGGTCTACATCGAGGGCCAGCTCCAGACCCGGAAGTGGACCGACAATTCCGGCGTCGAGAAGTACACGACCGAGGTGGTGCTCCAGCGCTTCCGCGGCGAGATGACGATCCTCGACGGGCGCGGCGGCGGCGGCGGCGACTTCGCCGGCGAGGACGAGGGCGGCGGCCAGATCAGCCGTGGCGGCGACTTCGGCGGTGGTCGGGGTGGTGATCGCGGCGGCGATTTCGGCGGCGGTCGGGCCCAGGGCGGCGAGCGGCGTCCGGCCCCGGCCTCCTCGGGTGGCGGCGGTGGCGGTGGCAGCCGCGGCGGCTACGACCTCGACGACGACATCCCCTTCTAG
- a CDS encoding GCG_CRPN prefix-to-repeats domain-containing protein: MMRAKVIGLVAVAAAALATATTANAAPFGYGPPDAGSVIERVAGGCGPGFHPNPWGHCRPNDRGWGWGGPRGPYGGRPGYGGYDRGYGGYGGYGGYEGPRRSYGGW, encoded by the coding sequence ATGATGCGCGCCAAGGTGATCGGCCTCGTCGCGGTGGCCGCCGCGGCTCTCGCGACCGCCACGACGGCCAACGCGGCGCCGTTCGGCTACGGGCCGCCCGATGCCGGATCGGTGATCGAGCGCGTGGCCGGAGGCTGCGGTCCGGGCTTCCATCCCAATCCCTGGGGCCATTGCCGGCCGAACGATCGCGGCTGGGGCTGGGGCGGACCGCGGGGACCCTACGGCGGCCGGCCCGGCTACGGCGGCTACGACCGCGGTTACGGCGGCTATGGCGGCTATGGCGGCTACGAGGGCCCGCGCCGGTCCTACGGCGGCTGGTGA
- a CDS encoding SDR family NAD(P)-dependent oxidoreductase, producing the protein MSDAQARTALVTGAARGIGLATATRFLADGWNVALLDIDGPGAAAAAERLGRPEATLAVTADVSDPEAVAAAIQQVADRFGRLDALVNNAGIAIFKPLTETTFADWSRVLAVNLSGPFLCTQAAVPLLSERGGAIVNITSISGLRASTLRTAYGTSKAGLAQLTKQQAAELAQYGIRVNAVAPGPVDTAMAKAVHSPEIRADYHDAVPLGRYGLETELAEAIVFLCSERASYITGQQLAVDGGFESTGIGLKTLRGARNI; encoded by the coding sequence ATGAGCGACGCCCAGGCCCGGACCGCGCTGGTGACGGGGGCCGCCCGCGGCATCGGCCTCGCCACCGCGACCCGCTTCCTCGCCGACGGCTGGAACGTCGCCCTTCTCGACATCGACGGCCCGGGCGCGGCGGCGGCGGCCGAGCGGCTCGGCCGTCCGGAAGCCACGCTCGCGGTGACGGCCGACGTCTCCGACCCCGAGGCGGTGGCGGCGGCGATCCAGCAGGTCGCCGACCGGTTCGGCCGCCTCGACGCCCTGGTCAACAATGCCGGCATCGCGATCTTCAAGCCGCTGACCGAGACCACCTTCGCCGACTGGTCGCGGGTGCTCGCCGTCAACCTGTCCGGCCCGTTCCTGTGCACGCAGGCGGCCGTCCCGCTCCTGTCCGAGCGCGGCGGCGCCATCGTGAACATCACCTCGATCTCGGGCCTGCGCGCCTCGACGCTCCGCACCGCCTACGGCACCAGCAAGGCGGGCCTCGCGCAGCTCACCAAGCAGCAGGCCGCCGAGCTGGCGCAGTACGGGATCCGCGTGAACGCCGTCGCTCCCGGTCCGGTGGACACCGCGATGGCCAAGGCGGTGCACAGCCCCGAGATCCGGGCGGATTACCACGACGCCGTCCCGCTCGGCCGTTACGGGCTGGAGACGGAGCTCGCGGAGGCGATCGTGTTCCTCTGCTCGGAGCGCGCCTCCTACATCACCGGTCAGCAGCTCGCCGTCGACGGCGGCTTCGAGTCGACGGGAATCGGCCTGAAGACGCTGCGCGGCGCGCGCAACATCTGA
- a CDS encoding SDR family oxidoreductase, with the protein MTQDPREAGPRPPFPRDQQQTRPGLTTKMTPRPDHGEESYVGKGLLTGQAALITGGDSGIGRAVAIAYAREGADVAISYLEVEQEDAEDTKAWVEKAGRRCLLLPGDIRDEARCRDLVARTVAAFGRLDILVNNAAAQVVNEGLDDLAASDIEGSFRANVFAMYYLAQAAVPHMKPGGAIVNSTSVQAKVAGPNMLIYAATKGAIASLTIGLSNLLAPQGIRVNCVAPGPVWTPIQPIVKSPEQMEQLGAQTPLGRAGQPAELAPAYVLLASREGSFMSGALVPVTGGMPML; encoded by the coding sequence ATGACCCAGGACCCGCGCGAGGCCGGCCCCCGGCCGCCCTTCCCCCGCGACCAGCAGCAGACCCGCCCGGGCCTCACCACGAAGATGACGCCGCGCCCCGACCACGGCGAGGAGAGCTACGTCGGCAAAGGCCTGCTGACGGGTCAGGCGGCGCTGATCACCGGCGGCGATTCCGGCATCGGCCGGGCGGTGGCCATCGCCTACGCCCGCGAGGGCGCCGACGTGGCGATCTCCTATCTCGAGGTCGAGCAGGAGGATGCCGAGGACACGAAGGCCTGGGTCGAGAAGGCCGGCCGCCGCTGCCTGCTGCTCCCCGGCGACATCCGCGACGAGGCCCGGTGCCGAGATCTCGTGGCGCGCACCGTCGCGGCCTTCGGGCGCCTCGACATCCTCGTGAACAACGCCGCCGCCCAGGTGGTGAACGAGGGCCTCGACGATCTGGCGGCGTCCGACATCGAGGGCTCGTTCCGCGCCAACGTCTTCGCCATGTACTACCTCGCCCAGGCGGCGGTGCCGCACATGAAGCCGGGCGGCGCGATCGTGAACAGCACCAGCGTGCAGGCCAAGGTCGCCGGGCCGAACATGCTGATCTACGCCGCCACCAAGGGCGCGATCGCGAGCCTGACCATCGGCCTGTCGAACCTGCTGGCGCCGCAGGGCATCCGGGTGAACTGCGTCGCCCCCGGGCCGGTCTGGACGCCGATCCAGCCGATCGTGAAGAGCCCGGAGCAGATGGAGCAGCTCGGTGCGCAGACGCCGCTCGGCCGCGCCGGCCAGCCCGCGGAGCTGGCCCCGGCCTACGTGCTGCTCGCCTCCCGCGAGGGCAGCTTCATGTCCGGGGCGCTGGTGCCGGTCACCGGCGGCATGCCGATGCTCTAA
- the xth gene encoding exodeoxyribonuclease III yields the protein MQFTVTTWNINSVRLRIDLVLRFLAEHRPDVLCLQETKCPDDAFPLKALRGSGYEHVMFAGQKGYNGVAILSRFPLHTRAVMGFCERQDARHISAVLGPEAGAASGIVLHDFYVPAGGDVPDRDLNPKFAHKLDFLSELRAWGGRRISGPAILVGDLNVAPLEHDVWSHKQLLDVVSHTPVETEALEVLRGEAGWIDAARHLTPEPEKIYTWWSYRSPDWSAANKGRRLDHAWVSPDLAGTVRKVEVLREARAWERPSDHAPVTLTLEL from the coding sequence GTGCAATTCACCGTCACCACCTGGAACATCAACTCGGTGCGCCTGCGCATCGACCTCGTGCTGCGCTTCCTCGCCGAGCACAGGCCGGACGTGCTCTGCCTGCAGGAGACCAAGTGCCCGGACGACGCCTTCCCGCTGAAGGCCCTGCGCGGTTCGGGCTACGAGCACGTGATGTTCGCCGGCCAGAAGGGCTACAACGGCGTCGCGATCCTCTCCCGCTTCCCCCTGCACACCCGCGCCGTGATGGGCTTCTGCGAGCGTCAGGACGCCCGCCACATCTCGGCGGTGCTGGGGCCGGAGGCCGGGGCGGCCTCGGGCATCGTGCTGCACGATTTCTACGTCCCGGCCGGCGGCGACGTGCCGGACCGCGACCTGAACCCGAAATTCGCCCACAAGCTCGACTTCCTGTCCGAACTGCGCGCCTGGGGCGGCAGGCGCATCTCCGGGCCGGCGATCCTCGTGGGCGACCTCAACGTCGCGCCCCTGGAGCACGACGTCTGGTCGCACAAGCAGCTCCTCGACGTGGTCAGCCACACGCCGGTGGAGACCGAGGCGCTGGAGGTGCTGCGCGGGGAGGCGGGCTGGATCGACGCGGCGCGCCACCTCACCCCGGAGCCGGAGAAGATCTACACGTGGTGGAGCTACCGCTCCCCCGACTGGTCGGCCGCCAACAAGGGGCGGCGCCTCGACCATGCCTGGGTGTCGCCCGACCTCGCCGGGACCGTCCGCAAGGTCGAGGTGCTGCGCGAGGCCCGCGCCTGGGAGCGCCCCTCCGACCACGCCCCGGTGACCCTCACGCTGGAGCTGTGA
- a CDS encoding lysophospholipid acyltransferase family protein, with the protein MAHARSLLFAVYWAAWTTLFLAPLAIFLLSGSPQRPIRRATRLWARGILGGLRRIVGLRYVEEGRQHLPDEPCLIVANHQSTWETLAFLVLVPDVAIVAKRELLAIPVVGWFLRRSPMIVIDRAKGTQALRTMIDGGREAVAAGRSVLIFPEGTRGAIGEPLRFKRGVELLYGRLGLPVVPVALNSGLFWPGGAATRSGTVVVSYLAALAPGLSTAEFLHGTEGAIDRELNRWRPGAAAGLGAP; encoded by the coding sequence ATGGCGCACGCCCGCTCGCTCCTGTTCGCCGTCTACTGGGCCGCCTGGACGACCCTGTTCCTCGCGCCGCTGGCGATCTTCCTCCTGTCCGGATCGCCGCAGCGGCCGATCCGCCGGGCGACGCGGCTCTGGGCGCGCGGGATCCTGGGCGGGCTCAGGCGCATCGTGGGGCTGCGCTACGTCGAGGAGGGCCGCCAGCACCTGCCGGACGAGCCCTGCCTGATCGTCGCCAACCACCAGTCGACATGGGAGACGCTGGCCTTCCTGGTCCTGGTGCCGGACGTGGCGATCGTCGCGAAGCGGGAGCTGCTGGCGATCCCGGTGGTCGGCTGGTTCCTCCGACGCTCGCCGATGATCGTCATTGACCGGGCCAAGGGCACCCAGGCCCTGCGCACCATGATCGACGGCGGTCGGGAGGCGGTCGCGGCGGGGCGGTCGGTCCTGATCTTCCCCGAGGGTACCCGCGGCGCGATCGGCGAGCCGCTCCGCTTCAAGCGCGGCGTCGAGTTGCTCTACGGCCGTCTCGGCCTGCCGGTGGTGCCGGTGGCGCTCAATTCCGGCCTGTTCTGGCCCGGGGGCGCGGCGACCCGGTCCGGCACGGTGGTGGTGAGCTACCTCGCGGCCCTGGCCCCCGGCCTGTCGACCGCGGAGTTCCTGCACGGGACGGAGGGCGCGATCGATCGGGAGTTGAACCGGTGGCGGCCGGGCGCCGCGGCCGGGCTCGGCGCCCCCTGA
- a CDS encoding LolA family protein, which translates to MIGRRTRTAGSVIAAGLWLATANPAHAQVGAFIDSLFGHKEEPAPQPEAAPAAPAPAKKAAPKAKEASKETKPGTAKSGKGGDKAADKADHKAPEPKVAAVGAPTAIVTADSADPAALLAQANAYFNGINTLTGNFVQIGADGRRIGGKLTLVKPGRLRFDYDQPSPLEVVADGTSVAVRDRKLNTQDLYFIAQTPLKFLLREKIDLARDLTVTDVASDPGSVRISLEDRATLGGTSKIQLFFDAEMKTLSQWRITDPQGYVTTVTLSNLQKGKSVDGSLFFINYGRSEDKAMQQQIQQSQK; encoded by the coding sequence ATGATCGGCCGCCGCACCCGCACAGCCGGCTCCGTGATCGCCGCCGGGCTGTGGCTCGCGACAGCCAACCCGGCCCACGCGCAGGTCGGCGCCTTCATCGACAGCCTGTTCGGCCACAAGGAGGAGCCCGCCCCGCAGCCGGAGGCCGCCCCGGCGGCCCCTGCGCCGGCCAAGAAGGCCGCGCCCAAGGCCAAGGAGGCGAGCAAGGAGACGAAGCCCGGCACGGCCAAGTCCGGCAAGGGCGGCGACAAGGCCGCCGATAAGGCGGACCACAAGGCGCCCGAGCCGAAGGTCGCGGCGGTGGGCGCGCCGACGGCGATCGTCACGGCCGACTCGGCCGATCCCGCCGCGCTGCTGGCGCAGGCCAACGCCTACTTCAACGGCATCAACACCCTGACGGGCAATTTCGTGCAGATCGGCGCCGACGGCCGCCGGATCGGCGGCAAGCTGACGCTCGTCAAGCCCGGCCGCCTGCGCTTCGACTACGACCAGCCCTCGCCGCTGGAGGTGGTCGCCGACGGGACCTCGGTGGCGGTGCGCGACCGCAAGCTGAACACCCAGGACCTCTACTTCATCGCCCAGACGCCGCTGAAATTCCTCCTGCGCGAGAAGATCGACCTCGCCCGCGACCTCACCGTCACCGACGTGGCGAGCGATCCAGGCAGCGTCCGCATCAGCCTGGAGGACCGCGCCACCCTCGGCGGCACCTCGAAGATCCAGCTGTTCTTCGACGCCGAGATGAAGACCCTGTCGCAGTGGCGGATCACCGACCCGCAGGGCTACGTCACCACGGTGACGCTCTCGAACCTGCAGAAGGGCAAGAGTGTCGACGGCAGCCTGTTCTTCATCAATTACGGACGGTCCGAGGACAAGGCGATGCAGCAGCAGATCCAGCAATCGCAGAAGTGA